The genomic region aaTTGTGATGCTTGCCCAACTCTGCGAATATACTAAAAGCTATTTTACACTTTATATGGGGGAACTGTATGGTATTGGAATATTATCTCAGTAAAGTGGTTACCTACAAAAAAGAAGGGCTCATCAGAGACCTAATATAAAAGCTAAACCTAGGCAGcttggaacccactccagtactcttgcctggaaaatcccaggcaagcctggtaggctgcatgcagtccatgggtccatggggtcaaaagtccatgctgtccatggggtcgcaaagagtcggacacgactgagcgacttcactttcacttttcacttgcatgcattggagaaggcaatggcaacctgttGGGGGCCGGCatgaggcactccgcccgtgacaaaggtcatgaggaaggaggcttgacatacgcaaaggcaggatggagcctcaggagtccccctggaaattctcaagcatctacccccataaccagagcctgcctactttgctactttgtgctctcacctacacctctgactttacagggggctgtcccccaccacctctttcggagaaggagttaacttagagctccagttaataataattcctgggcgtgataggagtatttcaacctacaaactcctctgaaggttctctagcctgcttgacaggcttgtccggccacatgtgattgctcacagcctcccaactgtgagaggcacgagatgctttaaaccttctaaaaacaggttccttagaaaagttagaaaaccattagtataagtatagtgggctgattagaaattgtattggtgaagggtttttcatttgttgagccaatgtttgttgctaagactccacatcccctgcccttacacacattaatgaatatatagaagaaataagtattaacctttgatattaatcatgttagaccttaggctaagtaaattctttccttaactaaaacccactacaccctcaccctataggaatgtaactttatttgggtggcgtctgttttaagaataatcacccttggagaaaaaactgttctggttgactgaccactgtcacaaggagagggtcataaattctcagcaggcccccctggccagaagatgatgtaacacccctaagacctctgtatacatttgtatgaagcacctgacttaaaagtcaggactgctgtccccacgtgacttttgtataacatctcagtgtataaaaacagactctgggaaataaagaattgggatcagttcctcgaaatactggtctccccatgtctctctctctctcaaactctggctgagtctccatctggagcgcggaacccgccatgcttactaattatgcctgggtttctaagatccgaccggggaggcctcagtgtctcctctccttcgggagaacagaaggacgcctgcggcctacgtaagtggtgcaagcttcttgtcttgaagttttattggtctcccgcgtaaaccaagctactcagcctcttttctccactgaattttcctactgagctatcctcattctattactctttatatctttgatgaatatttaaatagtcaccaacgccgtctccccttcgaataccctggatcagccggggctggaccctggcagcaacccactccagtgttcttgcctggagaatcccagggactggggagcctggtgggctaccgtctatggggtcgcacagagtcggacacgactgaagcgacttagcagcaggcagcTTGAGGCAGCCGGGGAGAGAGAATGTTACAGAAGCAGGAGGTGGGAACCAGCAGACTGTTAAGTCCTGGTCCAGAAATGGCACCCTCCCCCCGCAAAAAGTCCATTCTTTATGAGTCTTCCCCcgtggtccagaggttaggactccgcacttccactgcagggggcacaggtttgatccctggtcaaggaactaagatcccagaagctgCAGGGCaccgtcaaaaaaaaaaagagatagaaatgGTGCAACGTCACTTCCGCCATATTTGATTGGCCAAGGCCCATCACAGGCCCCGCCCTGAGTCAGGGTCAAGGGCGTCAAGGCCTCTGTAGACGGCTGGAATCCCCCACGTCCACTGACAGAAGCAGGGAACACTTACCATGCAGGGAGCCTTCCAGAAACATCCTTCATGCAGGCGCTTTGGTTAACCCCATTTTATGGAGAAAACTGAGCTCCAGGAGTTAAAGAACAGGCTCCGGGCTGCCCACCAGGAGGTGGAGTGTGCACGCGAACCTGGGCTATCTGCcctcagagtctgtgctctgaacCTCTGCGTTACGCAGCCTTAATAGATTGTGGGCTCTCAGGTTTACATACAATAAATACTCCAGAAGTCTTTATTTTCCAAGACTTAcagagtgcctgctgtgtgctaaGCACTGTCCTAAAAGTCTTATAACTGAGGTAGTTCTGTGAGGTTGAACCATAGGAAAGGACTGTGTAGGAAAACATGCGGCTGAATGTTGGCACTTTCGAATGGTTCGACTTCGTCATCccctccactctttttttttttttggtcgcaTCATGTAGCACGTGgggtcttaattccctgaccagggatcagacttgcatcccctgctttgaaaggcagagtcttaaccactgagctgccagggaagtcccagtcacaCCTTTTAACAGGCAAGGAAACTGGGATTCAGAGAGGGGCAGGAACCTgactaaagtcacacagctttaTAAAGGCTGGAGCTGAGATTTAAACCCAGGTCAGAGGGGTTCAGGGTCTGTGCTCCGGATGGGCTGAGTGAGTGCATGAGTGGCTGGTTTGGAGGGTGACGAAGGAAGTCATGCCAGCCCAGCCACCCCTGTTGAATTAAGTCATCTCTCCTCCCCGCAGCCGCCACGAGATTCTGGGCCACCTGCCCTTCCTCATCCACCGTCTGCTTCCTCTTTGTCATCTTTGCGGTGTCCACTGTTTTCCACTGCCACCGGCGCCTGGCCCTGGTGCCCGCCCCTTGGGCCTATGCAGGTCACGTGGTCTTGTTCCCCAGACACCTGCCGAGGGGGGGCGTGTTCACCATCAACGCCATAGGCCGCCTGGGGAACCAGATGGGGGAGTACGCCACCCTGTACGCCCTGGCCAAGATGAACGGGCGCGCCGCCTTCATCCCGCCCCAGATGCACAGCACGCTGGCCCCCATCTTCCGAATCACACTCCCAGTCCTGCACGACGCCACGGCCAGGAGCGTCCCCTGGCAGAACTACCACCTGAACGACTGGATGGAGGAGCAGTACCGCCACATCCCGGGGGAGTACGTGCGCCTCACCGGCTACCCCTGCTCCTGGACCTTCTACCACCACCTCCGCGCCGAGATCCTCCAGGAGTTCACCCTGCACGCCCACGTGCGTGAGGAGGCCCAGAACTTCCTGCGGGGTCTGCGGGTGAATGGCAGTCGGCCGAGCACCTACGTGGGGGTCCACGTGCGCCGGGGGGACTATGTCCGAGTCATGCCCACCGTGTGGAAGGGTGTGCTGGCCGACCGGGGCTACCTGCAGCAGGCCCTGGACTGGTTCCGCGCTCGCCACCGCAGCCCGCTCTTCGTGATCACCAGCGACGACATGGCCTGGTGCCGGAGGAACATCAACAGCTCCCACCGGGACGTGGTGTTCGCGGGCAGCGGCCAGCAGGGCTCGCCGGCCAGGGACTTCGCGCTCCTCACGCAGTGTAACCACACCGTCATCACTGTGGGCACCTTCGGTATCTGGGCCGCCTACCTCGCTGGGGGGAGCACCGTCTACCTGGCCAACTTCACCCTGCCCGGCTCCCCATTCCGCATGATCTTTAAGCCCCAGGCGGCCTTCCTGCCCGAGTGGGTGGGCATAGCAGCCAACCTGGGGCAGGCCAGAGAGAGCCACCCCTAGCCCCGCTCGGGTCCCTGCCGCCCCATCGGGCCCAACAGGCTTGGATGCCGGAGTCTAAATCCAGGCTGTTCAGCTTCCCAGCTGGGTGACCATGGACAAgtgacttaatctctctgtgtcttAGTGTTCCACCTGTGAAACGAACCTAACGCAGGCTCCTTCTGAGAACACGCGTTCATGTAGTTCCTTGGAAACAGGTGTGAGGGTTGGCCACTCACAGGTTTGTGATTGGCAGGCCTGGGCCTTTGGACGGCCTTGCAGTGGACACGTATTTTTGCCCTCTCCTTCTTTATAGCTCCGGGAACATGGAGCCCAAACATTTGGTACTTGCCTCTTTGGAGGGTTTGGCAATGACACTTTTCCTGCCCTCGATTGGGCTGTTTGAGGCGGCTAAAAAATTCGGGCTTTGGGTTTGATGGGGCCTTAGAtcgtgaaagaaaaggaaagaaaatagaatatgaGAGGGAAGATCTCGGGGAGATAACCTTGTCAAGGAGGGGGAGTCCCCAGAAGTGAGGGTGGGTGGGACGTGGGAGGGCCTCCCAGAGATGGCAGGACTCAACCCCAGGCCTGGCTGGCAGCGGCAAGGACACCTGGAGTCCGCACGTCATGGAAGCAGCAGGTTGGCCACGGAGGGGCGGGGCCGCAGAGCCTGCCATGGCCATGTCCACCGTGCGGGCAGGCAACTGACACCGTGGCAGTGCCCATGCCCGCAGGACCTTGTGCCGCTGTGAGGAGCCCTAATGTGGACTAAAGTTGGATTAAGTGATTACAATACCAATTTCCTTTTGTTCGGTGTAAAGTATggagataaatatttttactcttttttggaTATTAAAAAAGTAACATACAGTTATTTAGGTTCACTTAAAATTTCCTCTGAACACAGCTGCACTGGCTTGGAAAACATTTCAGTCACATCTCTTTCCTGTTTGAAAACCCTCTccaagtgtctttttaaatttgaatttccgtttcttcacatccttgtgAGGCTGAACACCTTTCTGTTCATATATTGGTAATATTGTATCTCCCGAGAGCCATTTAGCGGCCCCGTTTActtctttaggggcttcccaggcggtgctagtggtaaagaacccgcctgccagtgccagTCAAACacgactcaggttcgatccctgggtcgggaggattccctggatgagggcatggcaacccactccagtattcttgcctggagagctctgtggacagaggagcctggcaggctacagtccatggggtcgcaaagagtcaggcacaactgaagtgacttagcatgcatgcacattacTTCTTAAGGCCTTGATGGTGTCATCATGATGTGGGGTTAAGGATACAGGGATGTTAAAGCAGGAGAAGGGTCTGAAGGAGAGGGAGGTTATATATTAGCTGCCTGTTCTGTGTAATGAATTACCCCAAAGCTCATTACCTTAAAGTCACAACAATAATTTGTCATTACTTATggtttctgtgggcttccctagtagttcagtagtgaagaatctgtgccaatgcaggagacctgggttcggtctcTGGGTcgcacagtattcttgcctgggaaatcctagggtcagaggagcccagtgggctacagtccatggcgtcacaaagagtcagacacgactgagggactaaacaacaataacagcagtttctgtgggtcaggaattagGGAGTGGCTTACCTGAGTGACTGTGTTTGGGAAATCAGGGAAGTTGCTGTCAGGTAGGGCcacagtcatctgaaggcttgactggggtcGACTTCCATGGCTGGAAAATTGTTGCTGGCTCTTGGCTCTTGGCCAGATTCCTTTGATGTGGATCTCTGTGGGGTTACTTGAGTGTCCTTACAATATGGCAGCTGGATTCTTCCAGAGAGAGAGCCCAAACGACCAAGGTGGAAACCTACCAGGGAGCCTTACCTCGTCACACAGTGTCACTTCTGTTGTGCCCAGTCCGTCACACAGAGCAGCCCGATTTAGTGTGGGAGGAACCAACCTGAGGGTGTGATACCCAGAGGTGAGGATTGTTGGCCATATTGGAGGCTGCTGTACTAGTTTGCTAGCGCTACCAAACTCTAGCAGAGTTTGTGGTGGCAGAGCACCACAGACGGGGTGGCTTAGACCACAGACATTCATGACCTCTCAGTTCTAGAGGCTTGAAGACTGAGATTTAGGTGTCGGCAGAGCTggtttaggagaaggcaatggcaccccactctagtacttttgcctggaaaatcccatggatggaggagcctggtaggctgcagtccatggggtagcgaagagtcggacacgactgagcgacttcactttcatgcattggagaaggaaatggcaacccactccagtgttcttgcctggagaatcccagggacggggagcctggtgggctgccgtctgtggggtcgcacagagtcggacacgactgaagtgacttagcagcagagctgGTTTCCTGGTGAGGGAGGTGAtctgctcccagcccctccccttggcttgcagacagccacTCCCCACGTGACTTTACGTCTTCCCTCAGTACATGCGTGTGTCCAGAgttcctcttcttgtaaggacagcAGTCATAATGAACTAGGGCCtacctaatgacctcattttaatttaatcacatctggaaacatcctgtctccaaatacaatggcattctgaggttctgggggtAGGACTTCCACAcaggaattttaatttattaatgtttttttttttttttatttggctgcatcaggtctagTTGCTTCTCACAGGATCTTCTGTTGCTGCGTACAGACTCTCAttgtgtggtgcatgggctttggagtGAGAGGGCTCAGTTGTTGCttcctctgcagcatgtgggatcttagttccccatccagggctcgaacctgtgtcccctgcattgcaaggtggactgtcaaccactggaccaccagggaagtcccttttttttttttaatttattaatgtttttaactTTTGGTTGCACTGGCTCTCAGTTGCtgcgtgagggctttctctagttgcagcggcttctcttgtggagcacaggctctaggcacataggcttagctgccccacagcaagtggaatcttctggggccagggatcgaacccgtctcccctgcattggcaggtggattcttacccactgcgccaccagggaagtcacaacaCAGGGATTTTTGTAGCGACACAGCTCAACCCATACCAGCTCCCAGCCTTccttcccagccctgcccccccaGAGTCAGATgggtttttctccctttctctctttccgtCCATTCTCTCAGGGCCAGCCCCTCTCCTCAGGACAATTTGCCTGAGCCAGGATCTTTCCCCCACGTTAACTCTGTGGGAGAGATTCGTGCCAGAAGGCTAGAGGAAACTGAAACCCGGCTTCTGGCTCTCTGTCCAATGTGGCGGCACCCAAGCACAGCGGTGGATGGCAACCACACGGGCACGTTTCAGTGAAGGACTCGCCTCTTCCTGTTGCCGGGCCAGATCTCATCTCCAGCGTTCCCCaccctgccctgtgccctgggAGGCTGTCTGATGTCATCAGCTGCGGCCTGAATGCttgtgcccaccccccacccccaattcaAATGCTGAAGCCTGAATCTCCAGCGTGTTGGTATTTGGAGGTGAGCCCTTGGGAGGTATTAGAAGAATTAGGTTGTTAGAAGGAGGCCCTCATAAATAGGATTGGTGCCCTTATAAAGAGAAGTGAGAGACATGTCTGTCTCTgctaacttttctttttcctacagttttaaaattttttattattcatttttggctgggctgggtcttcgtcCTTGCTGTGcaggtttctctctagttgcgatgagcgggggctgctctagCTGCTGTTCGTGGGcctctcatcgtggtggcttctcctgtgtgGAGCACAGCTCTTAGGGCACATCGGCCTCAGTAGTTGAGGCCCACGGGCTCCGCAGTTGTAGCTCTTGGGCTCAATTGTTGTcttgcacaggcttagttgttcctcagcatctgggatcttcctggaccagggctcgaacccctgtctcctgcattggcaggcggattcctcaccagtgagccgccagggaagcccccaacttttatttttataagggcAACAGTGCAAGTTGGCCAGCTgccaagatcagttcagttcagtcgctcagtcgtgtccgactctttggcaccccatggactgcagcacgccaggcctccctgtccatcaccaactcccagagttgactcaaactcttacgtcctttgagtcggtgatgccatccaagcatctca from Bos javanicus breed banteng chromosome 18, ARS-OSU_banteng_1.0, whole genome shotgun sequence harbors:
- the LOC133230878 gene encoding galactoside 2-alpha-L-fucosyltransferase SEC1 isoform X1; translation: MGVASAKGGERGARQGRARGQGICRSRKSRPGKARAGKDLVLECSSSPSRAGSPRWRAPSGLGALNPSGPHSPGPWGPLAAIPPGTMWDVRAVAPQRPAAGHPRAGWPRKLKTAATRFWATCPSSSTVCFLFVIFAVSTVFHCHRRLALVPAPWAYAGHVVLFPRHLPRGGVFTINAIGRLGNQMGEYATLYALAKMNGRAAFIPPQMHSTLAPIFRITLPVLHDATARSVPWQNYHLNDWMEEQYRHIPGEYVRLTGYPCSWTFYHHLRAEILQEFTLHAHVREEAQNFLRGLRVNGSRPSTYVGVHVRRGDYVRVMPTVWKGVLADRGYLQQALDWFRARHRSPLFVITSDDMAWCRRNINSSHRDVVFAGSGQQGSPARDFALLTQCNHTVITVGTFGIWAAYLAGGSTVYLANFTLPGSPFRMIFKPQAAFLPEWVGIAANLGQARESHP
- the LOC133230878 gene encoding galactoside 2-alpha-L-fucosyltransferase SEC1 isoform X2, coding for MWDVRAVAPQRPAAGHPRAGWPRKLKTAATRFWATCPSSSTVCFLFVIFAVSTVFHCHRRLALVPAPWAYAGHVVLFPRHLPRGGVFTINAIGRLGNQMGEYATLYALAKMNGRAAFIPPQMHSTLAPIFRITLPVLHDATARSVPWQNYHLNDWMEEQYRHIPGEYVRLTGYPCSWTFYHHLRAEILQEFTLHAHVREEAQNFLRGLRVNGSRPSTYVGVHVRRGDYVRVMPTVWKGVLADRGYLQQALDWFRARHRSPLFVITSDDMAWCRRNINSSHRDVVFAGSGQQGSPARDFALLTQCNHTVITVGTFGIWAAYLAGGSTVYLANFTLPGSPFRMIFKPQAAFLPEWVGIAANLGQARESHP